One Mycoavidus sp. HKI genomic region harbors:
- a CDS encoding YdiU family protein, with protein MPTSLDTVDISNLADTFKQSLPDSFLSLGPDFYTKVPATPVPNPYLVGFSADAAALLGFEARIAHDPAFVAWFAGNALSGTSKKMPFATVYAGHQFGIWAGQLGDGRALNLGEIEHGQSHYEVQLKGTGPTPYSRMGDGRAVLRSSIREFLCSEAMHYLGVPTTRALCVIGSDLPVRRECVETAAITTRIAPSFVRFGHFEHFYALNRPDLIALLAKHIITRHYPDCDNTDTPYLALLKAVTWRTADLIAHWQAIGFCHGVMNTDNMSILGLTIDYGPYGFIDSFNFDHICNHSDTTGRYAYQKQPEIAYWNLFCLAQALLPIISIEIQSASGKQDALEEIRAVLGEFKPRFMQSLQARMCAKLGLARRHDGDAGLIDQLLKIMHENRADFTLTFRRLAQICQHDTRDDASVSSLFTTDCAAFHAWLQTYRARLAYEGRDDSQRASAMNCVNPQYILRNHLVEQAIELAQEKDFSEVERLLNVLRRPFNALPEYEAYAQLPPAWASSLQVSCSS; from the coding sequence ATGCCAACTTCTCTTGATACAGTCGATATTTCTAATTTAGCTGACACATTCAAGCAATCTTTGCCAGATAGCTTTCTATCACTTGGCCCTGATTTTTATACAAAGGTGCCAGCGACGCCTGTTCCTAATCCTTATCTCGTTGGCTTTTCAGCAGATGCAGCAGCGCTATTGGGCTTCGAAGCTCGCATTGCGCATGACCCCGCTTTTGTTGCCTGGTTCGCCGGCAACGCTCTGTCTGGGACATCTAAAAAAATGCCTTTCGCAACTGTGTATGCAGGCCATCAATTCGGTATCTGGGCGGGCCAACTTGGCGATGGCCGTGCGCTGAACCTTGGTGAAATTGAGCATGGTCAAAGCCATTATGAAGTTCAATTAAAAGGAACGGGACCTACGCCCTATTCCAGAATGGGCGATGGGCGCGCAGTGCTACGCTCTTCTATCCGTGAATTTTTATGTTCCGAGGCAATGCATTATCTTGGTGTGCCTACTACACGTGCATTGTGTGTCATCGGTTCAGATTTACCCGTGCGTCGTGAATGCGTTGAAACAGCCGCCATTACCACCCGCATTGCCCCAAGCTTTGTGCGCTTTGGCCATTTTGAGCATTTTTATGCACTTAACCGCCCTGATCTGATTGCACTGCTCGCCAAACATATCATTACGCGTCATTATCCTGATTGCGACAACACCGATACGCCTTATCTCGCCTTGCTTAAAGCAGTCACGTGGCGCACGGCAGATCTGATTGCGCACTGGCAGGCAATTGGCTTTTGCCATGGCGTGATGAACACCGATAATATGTCGATACTGGGTTTAACCATTGATTATGGCCCTTATGGTTTTATCGATAGCTTCAACTTTGACCATATCTGTAATCATTCAGATACAACAGGGCGCTATGCTTATCAAAAGCAGCCAGAAATCGCCTATTGGAACCTATTTTGCCTGGCACAAGCGTTGCTACCCATCATCAGCATAGAAATTCAGAGTGCCAGCGGCAAGCAAGATGCTCTCGAGGAAATAAGAGCTGTTCTTGGCGAGTTCAAGCCTCGCTTCATGCAGTCATTGCAAGCAAGGATGTGCGCCAAATTAGGCTTAGCGCGCCGGCATGATGGCGACGCTGGATTAATCGATCAGCTGCTTAAAATAATGCATGAGAACCGCGCAGACTTTACGTTGACCTTTCGCCGGCTTGCCCAAATTTGTCAACACGATACACGCGATGATGCAAGCGTAAGCTCTCTTTTTACTACTGATTGCGCAGCTTTTCATGCCTGGTTACAAACCTACCGTGCGCGCCTAGCATATGAAGGCCGCGATGATAGCCAACGTGCTAGCGCGATGAACTGCGTGAACCCTCAATATATTTTGCGTAATCATTTAGTCGAGCAGGCAATCGAGCTTGCTCAAGAAAAAGACTTCTCTGAAGTTGAGCGATTATTGAATGTGCTGCGTCGCCCCTTCAATGCCTTGCCAGAGTATGAGGCGTATGCACAGCTGCCTCCTGCTTGGGCAAGCTCGCTCCAAGTGAGTTGTTCGTCCTAA
- a CDS encoding 2-hydroxycarboxylate transporter family protein: MSISSAESSVLTNKRWRYFLQGHKTGMFRFPFGCLQWQKIMSLRIGIIPLPVYSVILICLGILLAFGKVSGDISIMVALLAACGFTCAEIGARISGLRQIGGPVIVSIFLPAYLVHYKFLPAELVGSISDFWHTTKFVYLFTACVIVGSILSMDRQALITGIVKIFIPLGVGSAIAAIVGTLTGMAFGLSAHYTFFYIVIPIMAGGIGEGAIPLTLAYGEILTIPQEQIFAQVVPAIVLGNLVAIICASLLNQLGKRYARYNGQGRLYDAEDGMPAEPINTSSAKVEHIAAAGMVAIAFYIVGIVAHKLIGLPAPVAMLFLVVLVKLIYAISPKLENGARTVYSFFSKAMTYPLLFAIGVTTTSWADLMAAFNLANIVTILVTVVTLTTVGFFVGKWIGLYPIESALINTCHSGMGGVGDIIAILTSAHRLELMPFAQIATRLRGALTITAAIILLGIIS, from the coding sequence ATGAGCATTTCTTCTGCTGAGAGTAGTGTTTTGACAAATAAAAGGTGGCGATATTTTCTACAGGGACATAAAACTGGTATGTTTCGCTTCCCGTTTGGTTGCCTTCAATGGCAGAAAATAATGAGTCTGCGCATCGGCATTATTCCATTGCCGGTTTATAGTGTTATTCTTATTTGTTTGGGCATCCTTTTAGCCTTTGGAAAAGTCTCCGGCGATATTTCAATCATGGTCGCGCTACTTGCCGCATGTGGCTTTACCTGTGCCGAAATAGGAGCGCGTATTTCAGGGTTAAGGCAAATAGGCGGGCCTGTTATCGTGAGCATCTTCCTTCCCGCCTATCTAGTTCATTACAAATTTTTACCGGCTGAATTAGTCGGATCAATTAGCGATTTCTGGCACACAACCAAGTTTGTCTATTTATTTACTGCCTGTGTGATCGTTGGCAGTATTCTTAGCATGGACCGCCAAGCCCTTATCACTGGCATCGTTAAGATTTTTATCCCCCTTGGTGTAGGTTCTGCCATTGCGGCAATAGTTGGAACACTGACCGGTATGGCCTTTGGGCTAAGTGCACACTACACATTTTTTTATATCGTTATCCCCATTATGGCGGGCGGCATTGGTGAAGGCGCTATCCCTCTCACCCTTGCTTATGGCGAGATTTTGACTATTCCACAAGAACAGATATTCGCTCAAGTCGTACCGGCTATCGTGCTGGGAAACTTGGTGGCGATTATCTGCGCAAGCCTGCTTAATCAATTGGGTAAGCGTTATGCGCGATATAACGGGCAAGGGCGTTTATACGACGCTGAAGATGGTATGCCAGCAGAGCCTATCAATACCTCATCGGCCAAGGTTGAGCACATCGCAGCCGCGGGGATGGTTGCGATCGCTTTCTATATCGTAGGCATCGTCGCCCATAAACTGATTGGCTTACCCGCGCCCGTCGCCATGCTATTTCTTGTTGTGCTAGTCAAACTTATTTATGCGATCTCACCCAAATTAGAAAATGGTGCTCGCACTGTTTATAGTTTCTTCTCTAAAGCGATGACGTATCCCTTGCTATTTGCCATTGGGGTAACTACCACTTCTTGGGCTGATTTAATGGCAGCTTTCAACTTAGCCAACATCGTTACAATCTTAGTAACAGTCGTTACGCTTACTACAGTCGGTTTTTTCGTAGGGAAATGGATCGGTTTATATCCAATTGAAAGTGCGCTTATTAATACTTGCCACAGTGGCATGGGAGGCGTTGGCGATATTATTGCGATTCTGACTTCTGCACACCGACTAGAACTGATGCCGTTTGCGCAAATAGCCACTCGCCTACGGGGGGCGCTGACTATTACTGCAGCAATTATTTTACTAGGCATAATTTCGTAA
- a CDS encoding LysR family transcriptional regulator has product MIINPKGLSYFQAVYSHKKIRKAAEYLDSYSSVVTRQIQLLEEEIECQLFVRHPGVREVIPTRGAEVLLEYCRRSRELQEFLEKELQDVRSMRGGSINLAIPSTFVGALMGVLEDFRCQYPNINLHIEEIFESPKIVHQILEDSSHIGIAHICPEVPDIQRHAHVSLPLRMLVSKNHPLADRHKVTFSEAMGYPFTLPASGMLLRTVESVARSEKIMLPSPALVSNSTIARKKFVYTNPGTVFMSTFSAREEIQGGDLIALEIDHPVFNSIDLSLITRRGKPLFPAMEHLLKLLRIGLSVFRETPEIYSVPSTSGT; this is encoded by the coding sequence GTGATCATCAATCCAAAGGGGCTGTCTTACTTTCAAGCGGTTTATTCCCATAAAAAAATTCGCAAAGCCGCAGAGTATTTAGATTCGTACTCATCCGTGGTTACGCGGCAGATTCAGTTGTTAGAGGAAGAAATAGAATGCCAATTATTCGTGCGCCATCCTGGTGTCCGTGAAGTTATACCGACTCGAGGAGCGGAGGTGCTACTTGAATATTGCCGCCGAAGCCGTGAATTGCAGGAATTTTTAGAGAAAGAATTACAGGATGTGCGCAGCATGCGAGGAGGAAGTATTAACCTTGCTATACCCTCTACTTTTGTAGGCGCGCTTATGGGTGTATTAGAAGATTTTCGTTGTCAGTATCCGAATATCAATCTCCATATCGAAGAAATATTTGAATCCCCCAAAATAGTTCATCAAATCCTCGAAGATAGTTCCCATATAGGAATAGCCCACATCTGCCCCGAGGTTCCCGATATACAACGTCATGCGCATGTGTCTTTACCTTTACGCATGTTAGTTAGTAAAAATCATCCGTTAGCCGATAGGCATAAAGTGACTTTTTCAGAAGCGATGGGCTACCCGTTTACGCTGCCAGCCTCGGGGATGTTATTGCGGACAGTTGAATCGGTCGCACGTTCTGAAAAAATTATGCTCCCTTCCCCGGCGCTTGTGAGTAACTCAACGATAGCCCGCAAGAAATTTGTCTATACCAACCCAGGTACCGTATTTATGTCGACTTTCTCGGCACGCGAGGAAATTCAAGGAGGGGATTTAATTGCATTAGAAATAGACCATCCCGTTTTCAATTCTATCGATCTGTCTTTAATTACTAGACGCGGTAAGCCACTTTTTCCAGCTATGGAACACTTACTTAAATTGCTCCGCATAGGATTATCTGTTTTCAGGGAAACACCAGAAATTTATTCTGTTCCATCAACATCAGGGACGTAA
- a CDS encoding ABC transporter substrate-binding protein produces MDDQNKPNNNRRNMIKAVAAAGITAASIPFIMTSRKINQKLTSPKNQEIVIRTSGGKSHIAYTKILFEPFTQETGIKVTGIPSNVEPIAEIKTMVKTGTYHWNMACLGSRAVPILSQLGYLEPHKLEDDNVVKTIMPQALSTCGVGMNVYSTVLAYRTDVFKGRSMPRTWGDFWNVEKFPGLRGLRQIPFDTIEEALMADGVAPSEVYSCVDAINRAFRSLDRIKSHVPIWWQNAPQAEHLLKAGEVHLIPAFSTSVISAMEAGAPVTFSWDQHIYAYDNWTILKETPNVDACRQFIQFATAPERQARLIPYGIAPTQPAALEPSILKKKQYRSPACKATCNISRQFKKRLA; encoded by the coding sequence ATGGACGATCAAAATAAGCCTAACAATAACCGCCGCAACATGATTAAGGCAGTAGCGGCTGCGGGGATAACAGCAGCTTCCATTCCATTCATTATGACTTCTCGAAAAATTAATCAGAAACTCACCTCTCCAAAAAATCAGGAAATTGTTATCCGCACCTCGGGCGGGAAGAGTCACATCGCTTATACCAAAATACTTTTTGAACCTTTTACACAAGAAACCGGTATTAAAGTAACGGGCATTCCGTCAAATGTGGAACCTATCGCGGAAATTAAAACGATGGTCAAGACGGGGACATATCATTGGAACATGGCGTGTTTAGGTAGTAGAGCAGTGCCAATCCTTAGCCAGTTAGGCTACCTGGAACCGCATAAACTCGAGGATGATAATGTTGTAAAAACCATTATGCCGCAGGCTTTATCAACATGCGGTGTTGGGATGAACGTTTACTCTACAGTGCTTGCGTATCGGACGGATGTTTTTAAAGGACGCTCTATGCCGAGAACGTGGGGGGATTTTTGGAATGTGGAGAAATTTCCTGGCCTGCGCGGTCTACGTCAAATCCCGTTCGATACTATTGAAGAAGCGTTGATGGCTGATGGTGTGGCTCCGAGCGAAGTATATTCTTGCGTTGATGCAATTAACCGTGCATTTCGTAGCCTAGATAGAATCAAGTCACATGTCCCTATCTGGTGGCAAAATGCCCCGCAGGCTGAACATCTATTAAAAGCAGGGGAAGTACATTTGATCCCCGCTTTTTCCACTTCTGTCATATCCGCTATGGAAGCAGGCGCACCCGTTACATTCTCCTGGGATCAACACATTTACGCATATGACAATTGGACTATTTTAAAGGAAACGCCTAACGTTGATGCTTGCCGTCAATTTATCCAATTTGCTACGGCCCCAGAAAGGCAGGCGCGCCTTATCCCCTACGGGATTGCACCTACTCAACCTGCCGCGTTAGAACCAAGTATTTTGAAAAAAAAACAATATCGATCCCCAGCATGTAAAGCTACTTGCAACATATCCCGACAATTTAAAAAAAGGCTTGCTTAA